The nucleotide sequence ATAAAGAATTTAAGAGTTCCCGGAGGAAACGGAGTGCGTTTTGACAGCTTTTTATATCAAGGCTATTCGGTAGTTCCGTTTTATGACTCGATGACGGCAAAGCTCATCGTTCACGGGGCTGACAGGGCCAATGCCATTCAAAAGCTGCTTTGCGCCCTCGATGAGCTTAAAATTGAAGGCATTACCTGCAATATAGAAGAACAAAAGATTATACTTAACTCAAAAAAGTTCAAATCGGGAGTTTTCGGTACAGGGCTCTACGAAGAGCTTTTTGGAAATAAGTAAGGAGAGTTGATAAACGGTTCGGCAGGAATTCCGCCTCACTGTTTATCTGACGAGTTTTGTGCTTTGCACAAAACATCGCATTATTGATTGCCGTTTCTCACAGGTGTTGCGAAACGGCGTAAAAAGTCAAATCGAAAATTGATATTTTCTCATTGACTTTTTATAGGAGACTTAAAATGGATTGTCCTAGTTGTAAAGTATCATACGATGAAGAGGTTTTTACAGATAACCTGATGGTTTGTCCTCATTGTAATTGCCATCTACGCATAGAACCGAGGCAAAGGATTACCTATCTGACCGACGAAAATTCGTTTCAAGAACTGTATCCGAACCTCAAAACATGTAACCCCATCGAAATGGCAGGTTATGAAGAAAAGATTTCGGCGGCCGAAGAAAAAGCGGCCTTAAACGAAGCCGTTATTACAGGCTCTTGTAAGATTAAAGGAAGAGATGCTCTCTTAGCCCTCATGTCCTTTCACTTTATGGGAGGTTCTATGGGCTCCGTTGTAGGCGAAAAAATTTCGCGGCTTATGCTAAAGGGAGCAGCCGAAAGGATACCTGTAATTATCTATGCGACTTCAGGCGGAGCGCGAATGCAGGAAGGGCTTTTTTCTTTAATGCAGATGGCCAAAACTTCAAGTGCGGCCGCCGAGTTGGATGAAAAAGGAGTTCCTCTTTTTATAATGCTTTGCGACCCGACCACGGGAGGTGTTACGGCAAGTTTTGCAATGCTCGGAGATATAACGGCAGCAGAACCCGGAGCCCTTATAGGCTTTGCAGGCCCCAGAGTTATCGAAGGCACTATCCGCCAGCAGCTGCCCGAAGGCTTTCAGCGGGCGGAATTTCAGTTGGAAAAGGGCTTTGTGGACTGTATAGTGCCGCGCCAAGAACAAAGGCAATTTTTTGCCCGCATGATTGACGCTCACAGCCTCGGCCTTAAAGAAGCCCCTAAAAAGAAAAAGACAGCAGGAGCGATAAACATTACGGCTTGAAATACAAGCCTCCATGTTTATCTTCGAGTTTGCCTAAGGGCAAACATCGTGTTATGGAGGAAATACATGAGCAATACGGATCAAACAAACTTGTTAAATAATTTAAAGGATATAGCCCAAAAGGCGGGGCTTGATATAAGTGAAGAGCTTGCAAAAATAAACGCAAAACTTGAAAGCTCAACAGCTCTTTCCAAAACGTGGGAAAGGGTAGAACTCGCCCGCCACAGCGACAGGCCCAGAACCTTGGACTACATCAATTTGATTTTCGATAATTTTACCGAGCTTCACGGCGACCGCTTCTTCGGCGATGACCCAGCAATGATAGGCGGGATAGGCTTTATCGACGGAAGGCCGGTTACGGTAATCGGCACCCAAAAGGGAAGAAACTTACGCGAAACCATCGACAGAAACGGAGGTATGGCAAACCCTGAAGGCTACCGCAAAGCCATGCGCCTTGCAAAACAGGCCGAAAAATTTAAACGGCCGATTATTACCTTTATCGACACTCAAGGGGCCTACCCCGGCCTTGGAGCCGAAGAAAGAGGAATCGGAGAAGCCATCGCCTTTAACTTGCGGGAATTCAGCCGCCTAAAGACTCCCATAATCTGCATAATCATAGGCGAAGGAGGCTCCGGCGGAGCCCTCGGCATAGGAGTCGGAGACAAAATTTACATGCTTGAAAATGCCATCTTCTCGGTTATATCCCCGGAAGGATGCGCTTCAATACTATTGAGGGATTCAAGCAGGGCAAAGGATGCAGCCGCCATGCTTAAAATTACCAGCCAAGAAGTTCTTGATCTAAAGGTAATCAACGGCATCATCCCAGAGCCCGAAAAAGGAGCTCACACCGATCCTAAAAAAACCGCCGATGCTATAAAGGAGCAAATCCTAAAGGATTTAGACGACCTTACAAAGCGCGATCCCGCCGTTTTGGTAAAATACCGAAGCAAAAAGATAAGAAGCATAGGAAAGTATTCGGAGTAAGCGGAGATTTCTATAAAAAACTAAGTGGTTAAACATAAAAAACGAAAAAAACCGCAAGGGACACCAAGACCGTAAAGCTGTTGAGAGGCGTACATCCAGTACACTTCTCAACGCGGTAAAGGATCTAGTAACGTCTCTCGTATCGGCACAATTATCAATTAAACCTTTGCGTCCTCTGCGGTTTCATTTCTTTTTACTTAGCCGCATTTTCAATCATTTCAATGTTTTCATCATTTGAAATAATCTCAAGAGACTTCATAATGTCGTTATAAAGAATGCGGTCTTCGGTAACCTTGGAGATATGCTTTCGAATAAGCTTCATCATCTCTCCTGTTCCCTTGCCGTATTTTTTGATGCCGCGTAAATCGCAGGCTTGAGCAGCCGTAAGCCACTCAATAGCAAGAACATGGCGTACGTTTTTAACGATTTCGGTTATTTTTCGGGCAGCGGTTGTTCCCATACTTACGTGGTCCTCTTTGTTTCCTGATGAGGTAATAGAGTCAACGCTGGCAGGATGAGCCAATACCTTGTTTTCTGAAACAAGTGAGGCCGCCGTATATTGAGGAATCATAAAACCCGAATTTACTCCGCCGTTTTCTATTAAGAAGGCAGGAAGGCCTCCGTTTAACTGCGGGTTTACAAGGCGTTCGATTCGGCGCTCGCTTATGTTTGCAAGCTCGCTGACGGCAATCCCCAAGAAGTCCATGGTAATAGCTATGGGCTGACCATGGAAGTTTCCGCCTGAAATAACATCATGATTGTCCGGGAATACGAGCGGATTATCGGTTACGGCATTGATTTCTACCTCTAAAACCTTGCGGACATAGGCGATAGCATCGGCACTTGCTCCGTGAACTTGCGGAACGCATCTGAGCGTATAGGGGTCTTGCACATCATTTTCTCTTGTATTGATAGATGAACTGCCCTTTAACATTTTGAGGATAAAGGCTGCCGTATCAATTTGACCCTTGTGCGGACGGGATTTATGGATTCTGGGGTCGAGGGCTGCGGTAATTCCCCTAAAGGCTTCAAATACCAAGGAAGCGCCCATGTTTGCAGCCTTGAGAAGCTGCTCTGCATCGTGCAGAGCTAAGGCTCCGATACCGGACATTACAGGAGTACCGTTAATTATACCGAGACCATCTTTTCCGGAAAGTACGACAGGTTTTAAACCGGCCTTTGCAAGAGCCGCCTTTCCTTCCATAAGTTTGCCCTCATAATAGGCCTTTCCCTCTCCTATCATTACGAGAGCAATGTGGGCTAGGTTTGCCAAGTCACCGCTTGCTCCTAAGGACCCTTTTTCGGGTACATAGGGCGTTACTCCCTTGTTTAACATATCTACAAGAATATCCGGGACAGACGGGGTTACTCCCGAAAAACCGCTCGCATGAGTGTTAAGCCTTAAAAGCATTATAGCCCTAACTATGTCTTCGGGGAAGGGATTGCCTACACCGCAGGCATGGCTTAATATTAAATTCCTCTGCAGAGCACCGTTTTGATCCTTGGTAATCGTTACGGTGGATAATTCTCCAAAGCCGGTCGAAATGCCGTAAGTAGGCTTACCGCTTTTTACGATGTCATCTACAATTTTCTTTGAATCCTTGATTCTTTTTTTTGCATCTGCGGACAGCTTTACTTCAGCTCCGTGGCGGGCAACAGCTACAACGTCTTCTATCGTCAAACTGCTGCCGGTTACTGTTACAGGTTTTACCTTCATTTTTTGCTCCTTATATTTTTATTTTGAATAAATATCATTTTAAAAGTTTAAATTCTGCAATTACGGGATGATGATCCGAAACCTCAAAATTTAAATCTCCGGTTTTTACTCCGACAATTTCAATATTGGGAGAGCATATAAACCCATCTATTATTGTGGTGTAATTTTCATCCTTAACATAGGGCTTTTCCAAAAGTCGGACTGTAGGCGTAGAGCTATCAAAGCCCCACTTCCATTCCTTGCCTATAAAATCTGCAGGTAAATATTCTATCCATTCAAGAAATTCATCAGGTGTAGTATAAGGCATAAAACGATTTTTTTCTACACCCGGAAAAAGAGAGTTCCAATCCCCTCCGGCAATTACCCAATGTCCTTCATTATACAATTTTAAGGCAAGGTTTTGTAAAAATTCCATTTCCTGTTTTCTTAATACACCGTCTGCATCGTAAGCCGAAAGATGCAGATTGATTATATAGAGATTCTTATCCGGAACATCGGTTTTAATTTCAGAAACCAGAAGACAGCGCTTTAAGTTGACGGTTTTTAAGGGCCATGAAAAAGTTCCGGGAAGCTGAAGCCTCTCCGCTTTTTGTATTCCATATTTACTTAAAGTAAAAACACCGCTTTTTACTCTTCCCAAGGGATTTAAAACGGGAGCCGGCACAATGACGGCATCATAGTTTGCTGCAAAAACGGAATCATAATCGGCAAAAAAATCGGATAGAGCTTTTTTTTGATTTACATAAAAGCTGCGCCTTGATTTTACATCGATTTCTTGTAAAAGGTTAAAACCGCAATCTTCTTTTTTAAGTAAAGCTTTTACTTTTTCGAGGTTATCTAATACAGCCTCATTGCTTCGGGCTGTTACGTTTTTTCCGCCGTCATAGAAAAAATCGTTTTGAGCATCAAGACCGCAATAGCCTATGTTCCAGCTTAAAACCTTTAAAACCTCATCAGTCTTTAAAATCATTTTTTTTGCATTTACATTTATATCGGTTTTTTCGACAGCCTTAGGACGGTATTCTGCTATGGTAACAAAAAGAAAAAAAGCGGCTGTTAAAAGAAGTAAAATCGCTAAGACCGTCAAAGGAAGAAAAAGAAACAATCTTCGTGCTCTCATTTTGAGTTCCACCTTATATTAGAATTATTCTCCGCATAAAAGATTATACCGCAAAAAACCAAATTGTTCAATTACGGAAGTTACACATTCAAAAACCTTTTTCCAAAGCAAAGCGGAACTTAAAAAATAAAAATTTTTTAAGAATAAAAACCTTGAACTATTGAGAAATATTGTGTATAATATGGGGATGACTATTTATACGGATTTACTACACCTGTTGCGTATGTTTTCTTTACGTAGAAACAGCGCTCAAGTAACCTTACAACCTTTTCAAGATTATCTCCACCGCTATTCACGGCATTTTTTACAGCAAAAACAGGATTTGGCTGTCCTTCTTGAAATCTCTCTCGAGACTCTTTTAAGTGAACTAAAAAAAATACAAGATGAAGGGGATATTGAAATAACAACGGATAAGTCCAATACAACCATTATATTTGTTCCATATTTTCATGTCGACAATATATCCAGACAATATGCACATCTCGAGCAGCACCCCGACATTCCTTTTCCTCTTTTATCCGATCTGCCTAGGAATTTCCCGGGAAAACTTTTAAAAGCAATAAGCGTTTCAGATGATCTGGCTGAGTTAAACCCCGAATCAAGGGAAAATTCTTTTTTATATGCCTTAAACTACAATGGAGACATCCCTGCCCTCGTTTTCCCCGGCTCTTACACAACAGAAAAACTCTTAAATTTAGCCTTAGGTAAGATTAAACTTTTTTTATCAAAAGATGAAAGCAGGGATTATATGCAAAAGAGGCTCATGGTGGCCAATCCCGGTAAGGAATTTACGGTTAAAACATTTATCACAAAAATTATGGCACATAGTGTTAACAGCTTTCAAAATGTTAAAGAATCCGGCGATAACTATATATTATGGGGACAGTTATGCGCCTTCATAAAACAGGAATTTGCCAAAAAGAATGAAAAGCTGCCTGATGAAATAGCTTTATTACAGGCGGCCGGAATCTTGGAATATTTAAATAACTATTACAGAAATAAAGCTCAAAAAGACGTCCAAACGGACACGGCTTTAAAAAACCTCCTTCTAGCTTTTCAAAAAGCGCCTTATTATTTTACAATGAAGCAGATAACACAATTTACCGATTCCAGAGGGGTTCCACTGCTTGGGCAATACTCTGAGGAAACCTTACAGAATTTTATGAAGGAAAAAGCCAGCACCTCAGAAAAATATATAATTCCGGATATTCTTACCTTTACAAATTCTTCAAATGATAGATTCTATTTGCTTACCGAAAAGGTTGTTCCTCTTTTGATATCCCTCATCAATGAAGCAAGAAAGCCGGTCAGGGAGCTATGTATAAAAAAATGGCATGAGATGTTAATGAATTTTGAGCAAGATGACTCAATGAAAAATGACACAGCCTTCAATGAATTATTAAAAAAAATAACTGCTCATTCGGTACCGAATCTATACGGACTTTTAAATGCTCCGTTTATTTTATCAATCATCGCTGATCCCCGCTTAAATGAAATTCAAGCTATGGAAATAAACAGAATTTTTCCGGCAGGTAAGCCTGCAGCATATAGCGAAATTTTAATGCTCAACAGGCATGAAATTTTAAGCGATACAAAAATACTTCTTCCATTCTGGTATACGATTCCTATAATTTCTACAATAATTGCATTTTTTAAAAGAAAGAAAAAGACGCCTCAGCCTGTACAGCCCGAAAAAAAAGAGGCTTCTTATAAAAAGCCGAAGCTAAAATTAAAGGATGCTGCAGAAAAAATAAGCGCCGAATTTATTCCTCAAGGAATGACAATTGATCAGGCTCTAGAAAAAAACTTGGATGAGTGGAATCAAACTTTGGGGCATCCTGCAAGAGAGAATCTGACAGAGGACGTAAATGCATTAATCAGAGATTATTTAAGGGGCATAAATAGAACGCTTTCCTTTTCCAGCTTTACTGCCGACAGGGTCAGAAGCCTGGCTAAAACTCTGCTGGAGTCTTCCAGCCTTTTAAAAATAAAGGAGAGAAAGGCTTTACAGAACTATGCAGAACTTTACATCGTAAAATTGGTATCGCAGTATTCTTAATTTATGTTGAGTCTTATAACTACAACCAACACGATTTTTTTAAGCATCCTCCTTCAAGCCTTTCCTTTTATGCTTTTGGGGATAGTTATATCTTCAATACTGCATGTTTTTATTTCGGGTAATTTTATCGTTAAAGTTTTTCCGAGCAGACACGGCCTTGGATTTTTAACGGCCGTATTCGGCGGACTTGTTTTTCCGGTATGTGAATGTGCTTCGGTTCCCGTTCTTTCCGGGCTTGTAAAAAAAGGAGTTATCATGCCTATTGCGGTAACCTTTATGCTTGCAGCTCCTATTTTAAATCCTATTTCAATAATGGCTACCCTATATGCATTCCCTGAATCTCCGATGATTGCGGTATATAGGATAATCTTAGGTATAGTAACGGCCGCCTCAATAGGGATATTGCTTTTGTTCTATCCTAAAAACGAATATTTGAAGGAAGACATAGAGAACGATAATCATTGTTCTTGCGGCTGCAACTGCGAGGACTCCTGCAGCGCATCTCATGGTTCCGGACAAAGATCCTTTATTGAAAATATAAAGGAAATGTTCTTGCACAGCGGAACGGAATTTTTTAATGTCGGTCCTTATTTTATATTGGGAGCCTTATTTACTTCCATAATAAGAGCCGGAGTACCGAGTAATTTT is from Treponema denticola and encodes:
- a CDS encoding permease encodes the protein MLSLITTTNTIFLSILLQAFPFMLLGIVISSILHVFISGNFIVKVFPSRHGLGFLTAVFGGLVFPVCECASVPVLSGLVKKGVIMPIAVTFMLAAPILNPISIMATLYAFPESPMIAVYRIILGIVTAASIGILLLFYPKNEYLKEDIENDNHCSCGCNCEDSCSASHGSGQRSFIENIKEMFLHSGTEFFNVGPYFILGALFTSIIRAGVPSNFFMQFNESHSLSGILIMMFFAFIFSACSTSDAFIARSFYGTFSLFSIMGFLVYGPMMDIKNIFMLLSIFKKRFVIELTVIITIMNIIFISAMSFLIKI
- a CDS encoding endonuclease/exonuclease/phosphatase family protein, whose translation is MRARRLFLFLPLTVLAILLLLTAAFFLFVTIAEYRPKAVEKTDINVNAKKMILKTDEVLKVLSWNIGYCGLDAQNDFFYDGGKNVTARSNEAVLDNLEKVKALLKKEDCGFNLLQEIDVKSRRSFYVNQKKALSDFFADYDSVFAANYDAVIVPAPVLNPLGRVKSGVFTLSKYGIQKAERLQLPGTFSWPLKTVNLKRCLLVSEIKTDVPDKNLYIINLHLSAYDADGVLRKQEMEFLQNLALKLYNEGHWVIAGGDWNSLFPGVEKNRFMPYTTPDEFLEWIEYLPADFIGKEWKWGFDSSTPTVRLLEKPYVKDENYTTIIDGFICSPNIEIVGVKTGDLNFEVSDHHPVIAEFKLLK
- the accD gene encoding acetyl-CoA carboxylase, carboxyltransferase subunit beta encodes the protein MDCPSCKVSYDEEVFTDNLMVCPHCNCHLRIEPRQRITYLTDENSFQELYPNLKTCNPIEMAGYEEKISAAEEKAALNEAVITGSCKIKGRDALLALMSFHFMGGSMGSVVGEKISRLMLKGAAERIPVIIYATSGGARMQEGLFSLMQMAKTSSAAAELDEKGVPLFIMLCDPTTGGVTASFAMLGDITAAEPGALIGFAGPRVIEGTIRQQLPEGFQRAEFQLEKGFVDCIVPRQEQRQFFARMIDAHSLGLKEAPKKKKTAGAINITA
- the hutH gene encoding histidine ammonia-lyase; the protein is MKVKPVTVTGSSLTIEDVVAVARHGAEVKLSADAKKRIKDSKKIVDDIVKSGKPTYGISTGFGELSTVTITKDQNGALQRNLILSHACGVGNPFPEDIVRAIMLLRLNTHASGFSGVTPSVPDILVDMLNKGVTPYVPEKGSLGASGDLANLAHIALVMIGEGKAYYEGKLMEGKAALAKAGLKPVVLSGKDGLGIINGTPVMSGIGALALHDAEQLLKAANMGASLVFEAFRGITAALDPRIHKSRPHKGQIDTAAFILKMLKGSSSINTRENDVQDPYTLRCVPQVHGASADAIAYVRKVLEVEINAVTDNPLVFPDNHDVISGGNFHGQPIAITMDFLGIAVSELANISERRIERLVNPQLNGGLPAFLIENGGVNSGFMIPQYTAASLVSENKVLAHPASVDSITSSGNKEDHVSMGTTAARKITEIVKNVRHVLAIEWLTAAQACDLRGIKKYGKGTGEMMKLIRKHISKVTEDRILYNDIMKSLEIISNDENIEMIENAAK
- a CDS encoding acetyl-CoA carboxylase carboxyltransferase subunit alpha, whose product is MSNTDQTNLLNNLKDIAQKAGLDISEELAKINAKLESSTALSKTWERVELARHSDRPRTLDYINLIFDNFTELHGDRFFGDDPAMIGGIGFIDGRPVTVIGTQKGRNLRETIDRNGGMANPEGYRKAMRLAKQAEKFKRPIITFIDTQGAYPGLGAEERGIGEAIAFNLREFSRLKTPIICIIIGEGGSGGALGIGVGDKIYMLENAIFSVISPEGCASILLRDSSRAKDAAAMLKITSQEVLDLKVINGIIPEPEKGAHTDPKKTADAIKEQILKDLDDLTKRDPAVLVKYRSKKIRSIGKYSE